A region from the Rosa rugosa chromosome 6, drRosRugo1.1, whole genome shotgun sequence genome encodes:
- the LOC133715055 gene encoding protein KINESIN LIGHT CHAIN-RELATED 1-like, giving the protein MSALVSLKTSPLRTPARSVIGPDPVHSNGSNGFTKTPSPSGSRARPAKKAAAQPVDEASLDNPDLGPFLLKLARETVGSGENPNKALDYAVRASKSFELCSGPGLDLAMSLHLVAAIYCSLGRFEEATRVLERSIEVSDPENGSDHALAKFSGYMQLGDTYSMLGQLEQSILCYGSGLKIQMETLGESDPRVAETCRYLAEAHVQVMQFDEAENYSMKTLEIHREHKGPASIEEAADRRLMALIYEAKGDYESALEHLVLASMLMIANGQDNEVAAIDMGIGDIYLSLCRFDEAVFSYQKALTVFKSTRGENHPSVASVFIRLADLYYKTGKLRESKSYCENALRIYAKPLPGIVSEEIATGLTEIAAIYEAVNEPEEALKLLQKAMKLLEDTPAHRSTIAGIEAQMGVMFYMLGRFGEAWSSLDSAMEKLRASGERKSAYFGIVLNQLGLSCVQLYKLGEAARLFEEARDILEQECGICHLDTLGVYSNLAATYDAMGRVESAIEILEYILKVREEKLGTANPDVDDEKKRLADLLKEAGRARNRKGKSLENLLGGSNSQRMKKDGMKKWSGTSFKT; this is encoded by the exons ATGTCAGCTTTGGTGTCGCTGAAGACGTCGCCTTTGAGGACGCCGGCGCGGTCGGTTATCGGACCCGACCCGGTTCACTCAAACGGGTCGAATGGCTTCACCAAGACCCCGTCGCCGTCCGGCTCACGCGCCCGACCCGCCAAAAAGGCCGCCGCCCAACCCGTCGACGAGGCCTCGCTGGACAACCCGGATCTGGGTCCCTTCCTGCTGAAGCTCGCCAGAGAGACGGTCGGGTCGGGCGAGAACCCGAACAAGGCCTTGGACTACGCTGTTCGGGCCTCCAAGTCGTTCGAGCTGTGCTCGGGTCCCGGCCTTGACCTGGCCATGAGCCTGCACCTGGTGGCGGCGATTTACTGTAGCTTGGGCCGGTTTGAGGAGGCGACTCGGGTTCTGGAGCGGTCCATTGAGGTCTCGGATCCCGAAAACGGGTCGGACCATGCTCTGGCTAAGTTCTCCGGCTACATGCAGCTGGGTGACACGTACTCTATGCTGGGACAGCTTGAGCAGTCTATATTGTGCTACGGGTCGGGTCTGAAGATCCAGATGGAAACTCTGGGTGAGTCCGACCCGAGAGTTGCAGAGACTTGCAG GTACCTAGCGGAGGCACATGTCCAAGTTATGCAATTTGATGAAGCAGAGAACTATAGTATGAAGACTCTTGAAATTCACAGGGAGCATAAGGGACCTGCGTCTATTGAAGAAGCTGCTGACCGTCGTCTCATGGCTCTCATCTATGAGGCGAAGGGAGATTATGAATCTGCGCTTGAGCACCTTGTCCTTGCTAGCATGCTAATGATTGCCAATGGGCAAGACAATGAGGTTGCTGCTATTGATATGGGGATTGGTGACATTTACTTGTCTCTTTGTCGCTTTGACGAGGCTGTTTTCTCCTACCAGAAAGCGCTCACAGTCTTCAAATCTACAAGGGGTGAAAATCATCCTTCTGTAGCATCAGTCTTTATTCGCCTTGCTGATCTGTATTACAAGACAGGGAAGTTAAGAGAGTCTAAATCCTACTGTGAGAATGCCTTGAGGATATATGCTAAACCTTTGCCCGGAATTGTCTCAGAGGAAATTGCCACCGGGTTGACTGAAATTGCAGCCATTTATGAAGCTGTGAATGAGCCTGAAGAGGCACTAAAGCTCTTGCAAAAGGCCATGAAGTTACTGGAGGATACCCCTGCACACCGGAGCACTATTGCAGGAATAGAAGCACAGATGGGTGTTATGTTCTACATGCTTGGGAGGTTTGGGGAAGCTTGGAGTTCACTGGACAGTGCTATGGAGAAGCTTCGGGCTAGCGGGGAGAGGAAATCAGCCTATTTTGGTATTGTGCTGAACCAATTGGGATTGTCTTGTGTGCAGTTGTACAAATTAGGTGAGGCTGCTCGACTCTTTGAAGAAGCAAGGGATATACTTGAGCAGGAGTGCGGCATTTGTCACTTGGATACTCTTGGAGTATATAGCAACCTTGCAGCAACTTATGATGCCATGGGAAG GGTAGAATCTGCAATTGAGATATTAGAGTACATTCTGAAGGTGAGGGAAGAAAAGCTTGGGACGGCAAATCCAGATGTTGATGATGAGAAGAAAAGATTAGCTGATCTCTTGAAAGAAGCAGGAAGGGCGCGGAACAGAAAGGGAAAATCGCTTGAAAATCTACTCGGTGGCTCCAACTCCCAAAGGATGAAGAAGGATGGAATGAAGAAGTGGTCTGGAACTAGTTTCAAAACTTGA
- the LOC133714956 gene encoding mediator of RNA polymerase II transcription subunit 4-like — translation MNSNIPQHQIVQSPARLGLANPTSPSLQNPNPPKPPSQQSNASSTLISLLPPLPRAQSLLVQMASLASKLFEVSPNRSLWLNAFRGSLPTFLPSQNQSVPITPLDSNPSSTKDILSQFTVLQTQLFQAVAELQEILDLQDSKLKIAREIQSKDAALLAFSKKLKDAEQILDNLVDDYSDYRRPKRPKLEEDDAEDEESSCTTTVTSKLKLSDILSYAHRISYTTFAPPDFGAGQAPLRGALPPAPQDEQMRASQLYHFANLDVGLPKTVESEEKTIETIIEPPPPQPTEYNQHAGMVPFQGILPPNFTIPSGWKPGMPVELPTDLPVPPPGWKPGDPVPLPPLDNLPIPLPPQTRTNAPQGIHKPPETIQVQHVQLDILDQDDDSSDYSSDEGSSEDDD, via the coding sequence ATGAACTCCAACATTCCTCAACACCAAATTGTGCAATCCCCAGCTAGGCTAGGCCTGGCAAATCCTACTTCACCATCTCTTCAAAACCCTAATCCTCCAAAACCCCCTTCACAGCAATCCAATGCCTCTTCGACTCTTATCTCTCTTCTCCCACCCCTCCCTAGAGCACAGTCCCTTCTTGTCCAAATGGCCTCTCTAGCCTCCAAGCTCTTTGAAGTCTCGCCTAATCGGTCCCTCTGGCTCAATGCATTCCGTGGCTCGCTCCCAACCTTTCTGCCTTCCCAAAACCAATCAGTGCCCATAACCCCACTTGACTCCAATCCTTCCTCCACCAAAGATATCCTGTCCCAGTTCACAGTGCTTCAAACCCAACTCTTTCAGGCTGTTGCCGAGCTGCAGGAAATTCTTGATCTTCAGGACTCTAAGCTGAAAATTGCACGGGAAATCCAGTCCAAGGATGCTGCACTTCTTGCCTTTTCCAAGAAACTCAAGGATGCCGAGCAGATTCTTGATAACCTCGTTGATGACTACTCTGACTATCGCCGCCCCAAACGGCCAAAACTGGAGGAGGATGATGCAGAAGATGAGGAATCTTCATGCACTACTACTGTTACATCTAAGTTGAAGTTATCAGATATTTTGTCATATGCCCACCGGATAAGCTACACAACCTTTGCACCGCCAGATTTTGGTGCCGGGCAAGCTCCTCTTCGTGGGGCACTACCACCTGCACCACAGGATGAGCAAATGCGTGCTTCTCAGCTATACCATTTTGCAAACCTTGATGTGGGATTACCTAAGACAGTTGAGAGCGAGGAGAAAACAATTGAAACAATTATTGAGCCCCCACCTCCACAACCAACAGAATACAATCAACATGCTGGCATGGTTCCATTTCAGGGTATACTTCCTCCAAATTTCACAATTCCGTCAGGTTGGAAACCAGGAATGCCTGTGGAATTGCCAACTGATTTACCTGTTCCCCCACCTGGATGGAAGCCTGGGGACCCAGTGCCTTTGCCCCCATTGGACAATCTCCCCATACCTTTACCCCCACAAACACGGACTAATGCTCCTCAAGGAATACATAAACCACCAGAGACAATACAGGTTCAGCATGTTCAGCTCGATATTCTGGATCAAGACGATGATAGTAGTGATTATAGTAGCGACGAGGGAAGCTCTGAAGATGATGATTGA
- the LOC133714955 gene encoding pentatricopeptide repeat-containing protein At1g05600, whose amino-acid sequence MSIRWPRLLSPTNLSQIIRMQKNPLTALKIFSEAQSKYPNYRHNGPVYATMIGILGSSGRITEMKEVINQMKNDSCECKDSVFVAAIKTYARAGLLDEAVSLFKNLSQFNCVNWTQSFNTLVEIMVEESKLEDACRLFVEHCCGWEVSSRVRSLNLLMLALCQKGRSDIALHVFQEMDYQSCNPDRESYRILMRGLCEDRRLNEATHLLYSMFWRISQKGCAEDIVIYRILLDALCDNGKIEEAVEILGKILRKGLKAPKKFRHQLDLSQYNYGEDTEGIKRLINEALVRGGNPSLASYSAMAIDLYNENKIVEADTVLNEMQDRGFRPTSVVYGAKAAALCKERKVVEAVEVIEKEMVWANCVPTVKVFSIVVRGLCHEKQSVLAFEFLKKMEKQVGCVADKETYSVLVDGLCSESGFLEASRVLQEMLIKSRLPCAETYCKVIRGLCSVGRQYDAVMWLEEMLSQAILPEYTVWNSLVASVCCNIANIEACSEVYNRLKTTTSM is encoded by the coding sequence ATGAGTATAAGATGGCCGAGGCTTCTCTCACCCACAAACCTCTCCCAGATCATACGTATGCAGAAAAACCCTTTAACTGCTCTGAAAATATTCAGTGAAGCACAGTCCAAGTACCCCAATTACCGCCACAATGGTCCGGTCTATGCCACCATGATTGGCATTCTCGGAAGCTCAGGCCGAATCACTGAGATGAAGGAAGTCATTAATCAGATGAAGAATGACTCCTGTGAATGCAAAGACTCGGTTTTTGTAGCTGCCATCAAGACCTATGCAAGAGCCGGGCTGCTGGACGAGGCAGTGTCTCTTTTTAAGAACCTTTCACAGTTCAACTGTGTGAACTGGACGCAGTCTTTCAATACCCTGGTGGAGATTATGGTTGAAGAGTCCAAGCTTGAAGACGCTTGTCGCCTTTTCGTGGAGCATTGCTGTGGGTGGGAAGTGAGCTCAAGGGTTCGGTCTTTGAATTTGCTTATGCTTGCTTTGTGCCAGAAGGGCCGTTCGGATATTGCATTGCATGTTTTCCAAGAGATGGATTATCAGAGTTGCAATCCGGATAGGGAAAGTTACCGGATACTAATGAGAGGGTTGTGTGAAGATCGGAGGCTAAATGAGGCAACCCATTTGTTGTATTCAATGTTTTGGAGGATATCTCAGAAGGGTTGTGCTGAAGATATAGTGATATATAGAATCTTGTTAGATGCGTTATGTGATAATGGGAAGATTGAAGAGGCTGTGGAAATTCTTGGCAAGATTTTAAGGAAGGGGCTGAAGGCGCCTAAGAAGTTTCGCCACCAACTTGATCTTAGTCAGTATAATTATGGTGAAGACACAGAAGGCATCAAGCGTTTGATCAATGAGGCTCTGGTCAGAGGTGGAAATCCCAGTTTGGCAAGTTACAGTGCTATGGCAATCGATCTTTACAACGAAAATAAGATTGTCGAGGCTGACACAGTACTAAACGAAATGCAAGATAGGGGCTTCAGGCCAACATCTGTTGTTTATGGAGCAAAGGCGGCCGCATTATGTAAGGAAAGGAAAGTTGTTGAAGCAGTGGAGGTGATTGAAAAGGAGATGGTGTGGGCGAACTGTGTTCCAACTGTGAAAGTGTTCAGTATTGTGGTGAGAGGCCTTTGTCATGAAAAGCAGTCAGTTCTGGCTTTTGAGTTTTTGAAGAAGATGGAAAAGCAGGTGGGTTGTGTAGCTGACAAGGAAACTTACAGCGTTTTAGTTGATGGGCTTTGTAGTGAGAGTGGATTTCTTGAAGCAAGTCGAGTATTGCAGGAGATGCTTATCAAGTCAAGATTGCCTTGTGCCGAAACCTACTGTAAGGTTATTAGGGGACTTTGTTCAGTAGGGAGGCAATACGATGCTGTTATGTGGTTGGAGGAGATGCTGAGTCAGGCAATACTGCCAGAATATACTGTATGGAACTCATTGGTGGCATCTGTGTGTTGTAACATTGCAAATATTGAGGCGTGCTCTGAGGTCTACAACCGGCTAAAGACTACTACCTCAATGTGA